In Saprospiraceae bacterium, a genomic segment contains:
- a CDS encoding acyl carrier protein — protein MSTIAERVKKIIVDKLAVDESEVTLEASFVNDLGADSLDTVELIMEFEKEFDTSIPDDQAEKIQTVGQAVAYLEANCK, from the coding sequence ATGTCTACGATTGCAGAAAGAGTTAAAAAAATTATTGTCGATAAACTGGCTGTTGATGAATCAGAAGTTACATTAGAAGCTAGTTTTGTAAACGACTTAGGTGCTGATTCCCTTGATACTGTTGAACTTATAATGGAGTTCGAGAAGGAATTTGACACTTCAATTCCAGATGACCAGGCTGAAAAAATTCAAACTGTAGGCCAGGCTGTTGCTTATTTGGAGGCGAACTGTAAGTAA